A single region of the Pseudorhodoplanes sp. genome encodes:
- a CDS encoding IclR family transcriptional regulator, with protein sequence MPRSEPKKLRGRPRAFKPAPDSGASVQAIDRGLAVLSVIAAADGLTLSDLAQRVGLAPSTAHRILASLQAHRFVQHDEQRGLWLIGVGAFEVGTAFLRNRRLAGIGRLVMHGLMERTGETVNLGIEDNGEVVFISQVESHVALRAFFRAGSRAAIHASGVGKALLAQMPEERVKQILHKRGLAKFNEHTLVAPADLFRQLAEIRRRGWAVDDEERNLGMRCVAAPIFNEYCEAIAAISVSGPTVRVTPERAAEFGPQVARAAQDITASIGGKVPPR encoded by the coding sequence ATGCCTCGGAGCGAGCCGAAGAAACTGCGCGGGCGGCCGCGCGCCTTCAAACCGGCGCCGGACAGCGGTGCATCCGTTCAGGCGATCGATCGCGGGCTTGCGGTCCTGTCGGTCATCGCGGCGGCGGACGGCCTGACGTTGAGCGATCTCGCGCAGCGCGTCGGCCTCGCGCCTTCGACCGCGCATCGCATCCTTGCCAGCCTGCAAGCGCATCGCTTCGTGCAGCACGACGAGCAGCGGGGGTTGTGGCTGATCGGCGTTGGCGCCTTCGAGGTCGGCACGGCCTTTCTGCGCAACCGCAGGCTTGCCGGCATCGGGCGCCTCGTCATGCACGGTCTGATGGAACGCACCGGCGAAACGGTGAATCTTGGAATCGAAGACAACGGCGAAGTGGTCTTCATTTCGCAAGTTGAAAGTCATGTCGCGCTGCGAGCGTTTTTCCGCGCCGGCTCCCGCGCTGCCATTCACGCGTCTGGCGTCGGCAAGGCGCTGCTGGCGCAAATGCCGGAAGAGCGGGTGAAGCAGATTCTGCACAAGCGCGGGCTTGCGAAGTTCAATGAGCACACGCTGGTGGCGCCAGCAGATCTGTTCAGGCAACTGGCCGAGATTCGCCGCCGTGGCTGGGCGGTCGACGATGAGGAACGCAATCTCGGCATGCGCTGCGTAGCAGCGCCGATCTTCAACGAATATTGCGAGGCGATTGCCGCCATCTCCGTGTCCGGCCCCACTGTCCGTGTCACGCCAGAACGTGCCGCTGAATTTGGGCCGCAGGTCGCGCGCGCGGCGCAGGACATCACCGCATCCATCGGCGGGAAGGTGCCGCCGCGGTAG
- the gcl gene encoding glyoxylate carboligase, with translation MARMRAIDAAVRVLEREGVTQAFGVPGAAINPLYSALKARGSIAHILARHVEGASHMAEGYTRAKAGNIGVCIGTSGPAGTDMITGLYSAQADSIPILCITGQAPRARLYKEDFQAVDIESIAKPVTKWSVTVREPALVPRVFQQAFHIMRSGRPGPVLIDLPLDVQLAEIEFDDETYEPLPVYKPAASRRQIEKAMEMLNEADRPLIVAGGGIINADASDLLVAFAEATGIPVVPTLMGWGAIPDEHPLMAGMVGLQTSHRYGNATLLASDFVLGIGNRWANRHTGSIEVYTKGRKFVHVDIEPTQIGRVFMPDYGIVSDAGAALALFVDVAEEWAREGRLRSRRAWAGECLRRKETMLRKTHFDQVPLKPQRVYEEMNKAFGDNVCYVTTIGLSQIAGAQFLKVGQPRNWINCGQAGPLGWTLPAALGVRAARPDCEIVALSGDYDFQFLIEELAVGAQFKLPYIHVVVNNSYLGLIRQAQRNFNIDYQVDLAFENINVPDLNGYGVDHVAVAEGLGCKAIRVRSPNEFQHAFSQARDWTLEHRVPVVVEVILERVTNIAMGTEIDNIVEFEEVLDLEVAKARQLEPAE, from the coding sequence ATGGCCAGGATGAGAGCGATCGATGCGGCGGTGCGAGTGCTGGAAAGGGAGGGCGTGACCCAGGCCTTCGGAGTGCCGGGCGCAGCGATCAATCCCCTCTACTCGGCGCTGAAGGCGCGCGGCTCGATCGCGCATATTCTGGCGCGGCATGTCGAGGGCGCCTCGCACATGGCCGAGGGCTACACCCGCGCCAAGGCCGGCAATATCGGCGTCTGCATTGGCACATCCGGGCCAGCCGGCACCGACATGATCACCGGTCTCTATTCCGCGCAGGCCGATTCCATCCCAATCCTCTGCATCACCGGCCAGGCGCCGCGCGCGCGCCTCTACAAGGAAGACTTCCAAGCGGTCGATATCGAGTCGATCGCAAAGCCTGTCACCAAATGGTCGGTGACCGTGCGCGAGCCGGCGCTCGTTCCGAGAGTCTTCCAACAGGCCTTCCACATCATGCGGTCCGGCCGGCCCGGGCCGGTGCTGATCGATCTGCCGCTCGACGTGCAGCTTGCGGAGATCGAATTCGACGACGAGACCTACGAGCCGCTGCCGGTCTACAAGCCCGCCGCGTCGCGCCGCCAGATCGAGAAGGCGATGGAAATGCTGAATGAAGCGGACCGGCCGCTGATTGTCGCCGGCGGCGGCATCATCAATGCGGATGCATCCGATCTTCTGGTGGCGTTCGCCGAAGCGACTGGCATTCCCGTGGTCCCGACGCTGATGGGATGGGGCGCCATTCCTGACGAGCACCCGCTGATGGCCGGCATGGTCGGGCTGCAGACCAGCCACCGTTACGGCAACGCCACGCTGCTCGCGTCGGACTTCGTGCTCGGCATCGGCAATCGCTGGGCCAACCGCCATACCGGTTCGATCGAGGTCTACACCAAAGGCCGCAAGTTCGTGCATGTCGATATCGAGCCGACGCAGATCGGTCGCGTCTTCATGCCGGATTATGGAATCGTCTCCGATGCAGGGGCCGCGCTCGCGCTTTTCGTCGATGTCGCCGAAGAATGGGCGCGGGAAGGGCGTTTGCGCAGCCGCCGCGCCTGGGCGGGCGAATGTCTGCGGCGCAAGGAGACCATGCTGCGCAAGACGCATTTCGATCAGGTGCCGCTGAAGCCGCAGCGTGTCTATGAGGAGATGAACAAGGCCTTCGGCGACAACGTCTGCTACGTGACTACGATCGGCCTGTCGCAGATCGCCGGCGCGCAATTCCTCAAAGTCGGCCAGCCGCGTAACTGGATCAATTGCGGTCAGGCAGGGCCGCTCGGCTGGACGTTGCCGGCGGCGCTCGGCGTGCGCGCGGCGCGGCCGGATTGCGAGATCGTCGCATTGTCTGGCGACTACGATTTCCAGTTCCTGATCGAGGAGCTTGCGGTCGGCGCCCAGTTCAAGCTGCCCTATATCCATGTTGTCGTGAACAATTCCTATCTCGGCCTGATCCGGCAGGCGCAGCGCAATTTCAACATCGACTATCAGGTGGATCTCGCCTTCGAGAACATCAACGTGCCGGACCTGAACGGTTATGGCGTCGATCATGTGGCGGTGGCGGAAGGACTCGGCTGCAAGGCGATCCGCGTGCGCAGCCCGAATGAATTCCAGCATGCCTTCAGTCAGGCGCGCGACTGGACGCTGGAGCATCGCGTGCCGGTGGTGGTCGAGGTCATTCTTGAGCGGGTCACCAACATCGCGATGGGGACCGAGATCGACAACATTGTCGAGTTCGAGGAGGTGCTCGATCTGGAGGTTGCCAAGGCGCGGCAACTGGAGCCAGCGGAGTGA
- the hyi gene encoding hydroxypyruvate isomerase has product MPKFAANLTMMFNEVNFLDRFEAAAKAGFTGVEYLFPYDFAAKDILLRLKTYGLSQILHNLPAGNWARGERGIAIFPERVSEFRDGVGRAIDYAGTLGCRQLNCLVGIAPQGANRKLLQATLIANLSYAASALKAAGIKLLIEPINTRDIPGFYLNRTADAAAIIDEIGSDNIFIQYDIYHMQIMEGDLARTIETHLPRIAHVQLADNPGRNEPGTGEINYDFLFRHLDKLGYQGWIGCEYKPSATTIGGLGWFAPFLSRTAPLRTARSA; this is encoded by the coding sequence ATGCCGAAATTCGCCGCCAATCTGACCATGATGTTCAACGAGGTGAATTTCCTCGACCGCTTCGAGGCCGCAGCCAAGGCCGGGTTCACCGGCGTCGAATATCTGTTTCCTTATGACTTTGCTGCGAAAGACATTCTGCTGCGGCTCAAGACCTACGGGTTGAGTCAAATCCTGCACAATCTGCCGGCCGGCAACTGGGCGAGGGGCGAGCGCGGCATTGCGATCTTTCCGGAGCGCGTGTCTGAATTCCGCGACGGCGTTGGGCGCGCCATCGACTATGCCGGCACGCTCGGCTGCCGCCAGCTGAATTGCCTCGTCGGCATCGCGCCGCAGGGCGCCAATCGCAAATTGCTGCAGGCGACGCTGATCGCCAATCTGTCTTACGCTGCAAGTGCGCTGAAGGCGGCCGGCATCAAGCTGCTGATCGAGCCGATCAATACGCGCGACATTCCCGGCTTCTATCTCAACCGCACTGCCGATGCCGCCGCGATCATTGACGAGATCGGCTCCGACAACATCTTCATTCAGTACGACATCTATCATATGCAGATCATGGAGGGCGATCTCGCGCGCACCATCGAGACGCATCTGCCGCGTATTGCGCATGTCCAGCTCGCTGACAATCCGGGGCGCAACGAGCCCGGCACCGGCGAAATCAACTACGACTTCCTGTTCCGGCACCTGGACAAGCTCGGCTACCAGGGCTGGATCGGCTGCGAATACAAGCCGTCGGCGACGACGATCGGCGGGCTCGGCTGGTTCGCGCCCTTTTTGTCGCGCACCGCACCTTTGCGCACGGCGCGCAGCGCCTGA
- a CDS encoding 2-hydroxy-3-oxopropionate reductase, with amino-acid sequence MTTIGFIGLGIMGAPMAGHLLAAGHRLITSTMFEPAPKALVEKGLVCAPTPRAVAAQADVVILMLPDTPQVADVLFNVNGVSSGLNPGKIVVDMSSISPIETKVFAQRISEQGCDYLDAPVSGGEVGAKAGSLTIMVGGSPKAFDKVKPLFELMGKNITLVGEAGAGQVTKVANQIIVALTIEAVGEALLFSSKAGVDPAKVRQALMGGFASSRILEVHGERMIKRTFAPGFRIALHQKDLKLALEGARALGISLPNTATAQELFNACAAHGGADWDHSALVKALEMLAGYEMAVKAAEAA; translated from the coding sequence ATGACGACCATCGGATTCATTGGGCTCGGCATCATGGGGGCGCCGATGGCGGGCCATCTGCTCGCTGCAGGACACCGCCTGATCACCTCCACGATGTTCGAGCCGGCGCCGAAGGCGCTGGTGGAGAAGGGGCTGGTCTGCGCGCCGACGCCGCGCGCGGTCGCGGCGCAGGCCGATGTCGTCATCCTCATGCTGCCGGATACGCCGCAGGTCGCGGACGTTCTTTTCAACGTGAATGGTGTGTCCTCCGGCCTCAATCCCGGAAAGATTGTCGTCGATATGAGCTCGATCTCGCCCATCGAGACGAAGGTCTTTGCCCAGCGCATTTCCGAGCAGGGCTGCGATTATCTGGACGCGCCGGTATCCGGCGGCGAAGTCGGCGCGAAAGCCGGAAGCCTTACCATCATGGTCGGCGGCTCCCCGAAGGCCTTCGACAAGGTGAAGCCGCTGTTCGAGCTGATGGGCAAGAACATCACACTGGTCGGCGAGGCCGGGGCCGGCCAGGTCACGAAGGTTGCCAACCAGATCATCGTCGCGCTGACCATCGAGGCGGTCGGCGAAGCCCTGCTATTTTCCTCCAAGGCGGGTGTCGATCCCGCGAAAGTGCGGCAGGCGCTGATGGGCGGCTTCGCCTCCTCGCGCATCCTGGAGGTGCATGGCGAGCGGATGATCAAGCGCACCTTCGCGCCGGGCTTCCGCATTGCCTTGCACCAGAAGGACCTCAAGCTGGCGCTGGAGGGCGCCCGGGCGCTCGGCATCTCGCTGCCCAACACCGCGACCGCCCAGGAACTCTTCAACGCTTGCGCCGCACATGGCGGGGCGGATTGGGATCACTCGGCTTTGGTCAAGGCGCTGGAGATGCTCGCCGGCTACGAGATGGCGGTGAAGGCGGCAGAAGCCGCGTAA
- a CDS encoding 2-dehydropantoate 2-reductase, translated as MRICIYGAGAIGGYLAVLLKQGGADVSLVARGAHLDAIKANGLTLLIGDDEKRERMPATSDPRDLGRQDYVIVALKAHQAWEAAEQLQPLLGADTAVVTAQNGVPWWYFYGLDDVYSHLRLQSVDPGNRQWNAIGPERVIGCTVYPATEISAPGVIRHIYGNQFGLGEPNRQSSARLSRLADAYAAGGLKPRIYDDIRDDIWLKLWGNLCFNPISALTHATLDVIATDPGTRALSRNMMLEAREIASHFGAHFRVDVDRRIDGAAKVGAHRTSMLQDLDKKRPLEIDALLKAVQEMGRMARIETPFIDSVLALVQQMGRANGVYPTFPERPAAGTPDTVSATETQTRAASNSSLMPAL; from the coding sequence ATGAGAATTTGCATCTATGGAGCCGGTGCCATCGGCGGGTATCTGGCGGTGCTGCTGAAGCAGGGCGGCGCCGATGTCTCGCTGGTCGCGCGCGGCGCGCACCTCGACGCGATCAAGGCCAATGGTCTCACGCTTCTCATCGGCGACGACGAGAAGAGAGAGCGAATGCCGGCGACCAGCGATCCGCGCGACCTCGGCCGGCAGGACTATGTCATCGTCGCACTCAAGGCGCACCAGGCTTGGGAAGCCGCCGAGCAATTGCAGCCCTTGCTCGGTGCCGACACCGCGGTGGTCACCGCGCAGAACGGCGTGCCCTGGTGGTACTTTTATGGGCTCGACGATGTCTATTCGCATCTGCGGCTGCAGAGCGTCGATCCCGGCAACAGGCAATGGAATGCGATCGGGCCTGAGCGTGTCATTGGCTGCACGGTCTATCCCGCGACGGAAATTTCTGCGCCGGGTGTGATCAGGCACATCTATGGCAACCAGTTCGGACTGGGTGAGCCCAACCGCCAATCCAGCGCACGCCTGAGCCGGCTTGCGGACGCATACGCCGCTGGCGGCCTGAAACCGCGCATCTATGACGATATCCGCGACGATATCTGGCTCAAGCTCTGGGGCAACCTCTGCTTCAATCCGATCTCGGCGCTGACGCATGCGACGCTCGACGTGATCGCGACCGATCCCGGCACGCGGGCGCTGTCGCGCAACATGATGCTGGAGGCGCGGGAGATAGCCAGCCATTTCGGCGCGCATTTCCGGGTCGATGTCGATCGCCGTATTGATGGTGCTGCGAAGGTCGGCGCACACCGAACTTCGATGCTGCAGGATCTCGACAAGAAGCGTCCGCTTGAAATCGACGCGCTGCTGAAGGCCGTCCAGGAGATGGGACGTATGGCGCGCATCGAAACGCCGTTCATCGACAGTGTGCTGGCTCTGGTCCAGCAAATGGGGCGCGCGAACGGTGTCTATCCCACCTTTCCGGAACGGCCTGCTGCCGGGACTCCCGATACTGTCAGTGCGACTGAGACCCAGACGCGCGCGGCATCAAATTCCTCCCTGATGCCCGCACTTTGA
- the hutH gene encoding histidine ammonia-lyase: protein MAQQLVLTPGRVSLAGWRAIYRGAGAVLDDACFPAVAANASAVDAIIAGGAAVYGINTGFGKLAQVRIGTDDLAALQRNIVLSHAAGVGAPMPAAIVRLMISLKLASLGQAASGIRPATLRLLQALLDKNLIPDIPCQGSVGASGDLAPLAHLSAALIGVGFISGPKGRLPAAEALAQAGLAPVGLGAKEGLALLNGTQFSTAYALAGLFEAENLLRSALVTGALSTDAARGSDTPFDPRIHDLRRHPGQIAAAAALRALLSGSAIRASHLVNDDRVQDPYCLRCQPQVMGACLDLLHNAATTLQIESNSVTDNPLIFTDGPAALSGGNFHAEPVGFAADMIAIALCEIGSLAERRIAMLVDPALSGLPAFLTPKPGLNSGFMIPQVTAAALVSENKQRAMPASVDSIPTSANQEDHVSMAAHAARRLLPMTDNVAAIIAIELMAAAQGCHFHEPLMTSTPLQAVIKLLRQHVPVLDEDQFLHPHIQSATGLVTSGSIVNAAGVDLLPAICGA, encoded by the coding sequence ATGGCACAACAGCTTGTTCTCACGCCCGGCCGCGTTTCGCTCGCCGGCTGGCGCGCGATTTATCGGGGCGCCGGCGCGGTTCTTGATGACGCCTGCTTTCCGGCGGTCGCCGCCAATGCTTCGGCAGTCGACGCCATTATCGCGGGCGGAGCGGCCGTCTACGGCATCAATACCGGCTTCGGCAAGCTCGCCCAGGTCCGGATCGGCACCGACGATCTCGCCGCCCTGCAACGCAACATCGTGCTGTCGCACGCCGCCGGCGTCGGCGCGCCGATGCCGGCTGCCATTGTGCGGTTGATGATCTCCCTGAAGCTCGCCAGCCTCGGCCAGGCCGCTTCCGGCATCCGGCCGGCGACGTTACGGCTGCTGCAGGCGCTGCTCGACAAGAACCTCATTCCAGACATCCCCTGCCAAGGCTCAGTCGGCGCGTCCGGCGACCTCGCGCCGCTCGCGCATTTGAGCGCCGCCCTGATCGGCGTCGGATTCATCAGCGGGCCAAAGGGCCGGCTGCCGGCGGCCGAAGCGCTGGCACAGGCCGGCCTGGCACCGGTCGGGCTGGGCGCCAAGGAAGGCCTCGCGCTGCTCAACGGCACGCAATTCTCCACCGCCTATGCGCTGGCCGGCCTGTTCGAGGCGGAAAACCTGCTGCGGTCGGCGCTGGTGACCGGCGCATTGTCGACCGATGCCGCGCGCGGCTCCGACACGCCGTTCGATCCGCGCATCCACGACCTGCGCCGGCATCCGGGACAGATCGCGGCTGCCGCCGCCTTGCGCGCCCTGCTCTCCGGCAGCGCCATCCGCGCCTCGCATCTTGTCAACGACGACCGGGTGCAGGACCCCTATTGCCTACGCTGTCAGCCGCAGGTGATGGGCGCCTGCCTTGACCTGCTGCACAACGCCGCCACCACGCTGCAGATCGAATCGAACAGCGTCACCGACAATCCGCTGATCTTCACCGATGGCCCGGCCGCCTTGTCCGGCGGCAATTTCCACGCCGAACCGGTCGGCTTCGCCGCCGACATGATCGCCATCGCGCTGTGCGAGATCGGATCGCTCGCCGAGCGCCGCATCGCGATGCTGGTCGACCCCGCCCTGTCCGGCCTCCCCGCCTTTCTGACGCCGAAGCCGGGGCTGAATTCAGGCTTCATGATTCCGCAGGTGACCGCGGCAGCGCTCGTCTCAGAAAACAAGCAGCGCGCGATGCCCGCCAGCGTCGATTCAATTCCGACTTCGGCCAATCAGGAGGATCACGTCTCCATGGCGGCGCATGCCGCGCGGCGTCTGTTGCCAATGACGGACAATGTCGCGGCAATTATCGCGATCGAGCTGATGGCGGCGGCGCAAGGTTGCCATTTCCATGAGCCGTTGATGACCAGCACGCCGCTGCAGGCGGTCATCAAGCTGTTGCGGCAACACGTGCCTGTGCTGGACGAGGACCAGTTCCTGCATCCACACATCCAGAGCGCAACCGGCCTCGTGACCTCCGGCAGCATCGTCAATGCCGCCGGAGTGGACCTGCTGCCGGCGATCTGCGGCGCATAG
- a CDS encoding ABC transporter substrate-binding protein, with protein sequence MRIRVIAAAAAVALAAAPAFVAGPAQAQTKVAIAISGWTGFAPLTLAKEAGIFAKNGLDVTIKKIPQASRHLAIASGDVQCAATTVETWIVWNANGVATTQLFQLDKSYGADGMVVRNNVNSIKDVKGKTVAASAPGTAPYFTLAWFLKKNGLSVKDVTVVNMEPGPAAQAFIAGQNDAAMTYEPYLSAVRAKPEAGKIIATTLDYPMIMDTFGCTPKFIADNEAAVKALTKSYFEAVDMIAKDQKKAYEIMGADVKQSGEQFGNSAKYLRWQDQAANKKFFAGEHAQFSKEAADLLLEIGVIKKIPDLSKLADPRFVQ encoded by the coding sequence ATGAGAATACGCGTTATCGCTGCGGCGGCAGCAGTGGCACTTGCGGCGGCACCGGCATTTGTGGCGGGACCGGCACAGGCGCAGACCAAGGTTGCCATCGCCATTTCCGGCTGGACCGGTTTTGCGCCGCTGACGCTCGCCAAGGAAGCCGGCATTTTCGCCAAGAACGGCCTTGACGTCACGATCAAGAAGATCCCGCAGGCCAGCCGGCATCTCGCTATCGCATCCGGCGACGTACAATGCGCTGCCACCACGGTTGAAACCTGGATCGTCTGGAATGCCAACGGCGTCGCCACAACGCAATTGTTCCAGCTTGACAAGTCCTACGGCGCCGACGGCATGGTGGTGCGCAACAACGTCAATTCGATCAAGGATGTGAAGGGCAAGACCGTCGCGGCCTCGGCGCCCGGCACCGCGCCCTATTTCACGCTCGCTTGGTTCCTCAAGAAGAACGGCCTGAGCGTGAAGGATGTCACCGTGGTCAACATGGAGCCGGGGCCGGCGGCGCAGGCCTTCATCGCCGGGCAGAACGACGCCGCCATGACCTACGAGCCGTATCTGTCGGCGGTGCGCGCCAAACCGGAAGCGGGCAAAATCATCGCCACCACGCTCGATTATCCGATGATCATGGATACGTTCGGCTGCACGCCGAAATTCATCGCCGATAACGAAGCGGCGGTGAAGGCGCTGACCAAGAGCTATTTCGAGGCCGTGGACATGATCGCCAAGGATCAGAAGAAGGCCTACGAGATCATGGGCGCCGACGTGAAGCAGTCGGGCGAGCAGTTCGGTAATTCCGCCAAATATTTGCGCTGGCAGGATCAGGCCGCGAATAAGAAATTCTTCGCGGGCGAACATGCGCAGTTCTCGAAGGAGGCTGCCGATCTGTTGCTGGAAATCGGCGTGATCAAGAAGATTCCGGATCTCTCCAAGCTCGCAGATCCGCGGTTCGTTCAATAA
- a CDS encoding ABC transporter permease → MRPLAPISNPLRIALGISFFVLFFAGWAFATFGGFVSATFLANPVTMLEDGWLLLTRHNFSFDIGVTVWRVVGGFILAALVAVPLGILMGAYKPIEAFLEPFVSFARYLPASAFIPLLILWAGIGELQKLLVIFIGSVFQIILMVAVTVSSVRRDLVEAALTLGAKDQGILGRVLIPSSAPDIAEILRLVLGWAWTYVIVAELIGSSSGIGHMIIDSQALLATGQMIFGIIVIGVIGLISDYLFKAANRRMFPWSLA, encoded by the coding sequence ATGCGCCCGCTTGCCCCCATTTCCAATCCGCTGCGCATCGCGCTCGGCATTTCTTTTTTTGTGCTGTTCTTCGCCGGCTGGGCCTTTGCCACCTTCGGCGGCTTCGTGTCGGCGACCTTTCTGGCCAATCCGGTGACGATGCTGGAAGACGGCTGGCTGCTGCTCACCCGGCACAATTTTTCGTTCGATATCGGCGTCACCGTGTGGCGCGTGGTCGGCGGCTTTATACTCGCCGCGCTTGTGGCCGTGCCGCTTGGCATTTTGATGGGCGCCTACAAGCCGATCGAGGCCTTCCTTGAGCCTTTCGTCTCGTTCGCACGCTATCTGCCGGCATCGGCTTTCATTCCGCTGCTGATCCTGTGGGCCGGCATCGGCGAATTGCAGAAGCTGCTGGTGATCTTCATCGGCTCGGTGTTTCAGATCATCCTGATGGTGGCGGTGACGGTGAGCTCGGTGCGCCGTGATCTTGTCGAGGCCGCGCTCACGCTCGGCGCCAAGGACCAGGGCATTTTGGGGCGCGTGCTCATTCCGTCCTCTGCGCCCGACATCGCCGAGATATTGCGGCTTGTGCTCGGCTGGGCGTGGACCTACGTGATCGTCGCCGAACTGATCGGCTCGTCCTCCGGCATCGGCCACATGATCATCGACAGCCAGGCGTTGCTTGCGACCGGCCAGATGATTTTTGGCATTATCGTGATCGGCGTCATCGGACTGATTTCCGACTATCTGTTCAAGGCCGCGAACAGGCGGATGTTCCCCTGGAGCCTGGCATGA
- a CDS encoding ABC transporter ATP-binding protein: protein MSKLLIDNVSRIFPAMRGGTPTRALQPINMTIGENAFVTILGPSGCGKSTLLRMVAGLDTPTAGQILLDGMPVTRPGAERGMVFQSYTLFPWLTIAENVAFGLREKGMPQRERSEIVKQWLERVGLTSFANHYPKQLSGGMQQRTAIARALANDPAILLLDEPFGALDNQTRALMQELLLGIWERERKTVLFVTHDIEEAIFLASRVVVMSARPGRIKADIPIDLGYPRHYTVKTSPEFSAIKARLTEEIRAEAVLAAGV, encoded by the coding sequence ATGAGCAAGCTTCTGATCGACAATGTCTCGCGCATATTCCCCGCGATGCGGGGCGGAACGCCGACGAGGGCGCTGCAGCCGATCAACATGACCATTGGCGAGAATGCTTTCGTCACCATTCTCGGACCCTCCGGCTGCGGAAAATCGACCTTGCTGCGGATGGTGGCCGGTCTCGATACCCCGACCGCCGGCCAGATTCTGCTCGACGGCATGCCGGTGACACGGCCCGGCGCCGAACGCGGCATGGTGTTCCAGTCCTACACGCTGTTTCCCTGGCTGACGATCGCGGAGAATGTCGCCTTCGGCCTGCGCGAAAAGGGAATGCCGCAGCGCGAGCGGTCCGAGATCGTGAAGCAATGGCTTGAGCGCGTCGGGCTGACCAGCTTCGCCAACCACTATCCCAAGCAGTTGTCCGGCGGAATGCAGCAGCGTACGGCGATTGCGCGCGCGCTCGCCAATGATCCGGCGATCCTTCTGCTCGACGAGCCGTTCGGCGCGCTCGACAACCAGACCCGCGCCTTGATGCAGGAATTGCTGCTCGGCATCTGGGAGCGCGAGCGCAAGACCGTCCTCTTCGTCACCCACGACATCGAGGAGGCGATCTTTCTCGCCTCGCGCGTTGTGGTGATGTCGGCGCGGCCGGGCCGCATCAAGGCCGACATTCCGATCGATCTCGGCTACCCGCGGCATTACACAGTCAAGACCAGTCCGGAATTTTCCGCCATCAAGGCGCGGCTGACCGAGGAGATCCGCGCCGAAGCAGTGCTGGCGGCGGGAGTGTAG